CGAAGATTACCTTATCGTCATCTTCCGATATCTGCTCGACAGCATATTCAAATTGTGCTATAAAATCGTCAGCTTCGGGTATTTCCGAAAAGTCATATCCGGATTCTTCCAGTTCATGATACGGTTCTTTTTTAAGAACATAACCGGGAAGATGCTTTATGAGCTCTTCTGCCAATGTTGTTTTACCGACCCGATGGGCGCCTGCTATTGCTATTTTCATTTTCCTGTTGTTTAGATTCTGATGACCTAAAAATAGCATAAAATAATTTAAATAAACGCTGTTAATATCCGGACGTTTTTTTCGCTCAGGTTCTAATAGTGCGTAAAATAATTTCACTTTTCCTGTCCTGTAGAATACGTACCTTTACAACGTTTTGGATAAAGTATAAGCAAGAGTAAGATCTGGTTTACGCTCAACCCGGAATGGTATAATTTTAATTGAATATAAGTTTTGAAAATATGGAAAATATAACCGTTAAAAAGATAATGCCGGAGGATATCGGCCAGCTTCAGAAAGTTAGTAAACAAACTTTTTGGGAAACCTTTTCCGCCAGCAATTCTGAAGAGAATATGACCAATTATTTAGAGGAAAGCTTTTCTGTGGAGAAGCTAACCGATGAATTGAACAATGAACACTCCGATTTTTACTTTGCCCTGCTTGACGAAAAGGTAATCGGTTATTTAAAACTGAACTTCGGACAATCTCAAACAGAACTACAAGACAATAAAGCACTCGAAATTGAGCGTATTTATGTATTACAGGAATTTCACGGTAAAAAAGTAGGGCAGGTGCTGTATGAAAAAGCTTTGCAGATAGCCGGTCAGGTAAATGCCGATTATGTCTGGCTGGGAGTTTGGGAAGAAAACCTGCGGGCAATCGGTTTTTATAAAAAGAACGGTTTTGTTGCGTTTGACAAACATATTTTCAAATTGGGAGGGGATGAACAGACCGATATAATGATGAAAAAAGTTTTAAAAGCCGATTGATAATATTGCCGGATAAATCTGAGGGATTGTTGTAAAATTAACCGAACCCTCATTCCGGCTAATCATTCCCTTGTTTTGGCACAGCAGCCAATTATTTTGCAGCAAAAGGTTGGAACGTCGTAGCAACCATTCGGGACACGAGCAAAAGCGAAGGCCTGACAAAATCGGAAAATATCTTCATCATAAAATTAGATGTACAGGATCGCACATCTATTGTAACAGCCATTGGCTTACACAAAAGAACCCGATTGGAAAAAAATTATCTTAGGGATTCTGGTAATTGGTTAGATTTAATCCATAATCATCGTTTTTTTTTAAATGACAGTCTTTAGGTTGGGTTAGATTGTTGTATTTATGAGTGATTAAAAAATAATTTTCTTCTATCCAAAGCTAATAATCAAGCTTTGGATTATTTAATTTGGCACACTAATTTTTTTTACGTTACAATTTTTTATATTCATGATTATTTGTAATTTTGTCTCCAAGTTAAATGGAGAAATATGCTAAAGTTGGAAAATTTATGCTCTATAAGATCAGGACAAACATTCAAACGCTCTTGGAACGATTATGACAAAGGCGATATTATTGTATTACAGCCCAAAGATATAGCCGATGGTGAACCCAGTAAAGAGATATTAATGATAAGTGAATACGAAATTCCTTATTTGAATAAACACTTACTTCAAAAAGGAGATATTGTTCTTGTAAACAGAGGTACACGTTTTAACTCTTGGATGTATAACGGAACTCCTGCAAAAATGGTAGTTACGACTGCATTCTATGTCATTACACTTAATACAGATAAAATACTTCCTGAATTCTTTAACTGGTATTTAGGTCAACAAGAAGTGAAAGACTATTTTGACTTAAATGCTACCGGAACTACTATAAGGGGTATTAATAAAAAATCTCTGATGGAATTACCAGTTCCTAATATCCCGTTAAAACTACAAAAGCATATTGTAGAATTAGTAGAAAAGACAAAAGAAGAGCAACGGTTGTTGAGCGAATTGAAGAAAATCAGAAAAACATATGTAGAAAACTATATATGGGAACAAATTAGAAATTATTGATATGCAGAACCGATTAGAAAAAACATTAGATGAAACTCGTAAAATTTACGTTTCCGGTAATGAAAGTTTTCGTGATTTTTGCGATTTTACCTTATCTATTATTACTTGGAATTTGTTGTCAGATGCTCGTATATCCCCCCCTAATTTTAAAAACACAACATCCGATAAATATAACTTTACGTCGGTATTGAAAACATTAAGTCACAACGCAGTGAACATTCATTCTACTATTAATGAAGCACTACACTATTGGAACAATCTTCTGCAGAATCAACAGAAATATGGATTAGCACTCTTAAAATGGGATGACGCTATAACAGAAAATCTTCCAGGAAACAGTTGGAAGCTAATCCTTCAGTTATGGGGGAAGTTTTTCAGTATATTTCCGTCCGATAACCGAGATATTCTTTGTGAATTCTGGGAATATATAGAAAGATATTTTGTAGCTGCTTACAATAATGAGAATGCTTATCTTACGCCAGTCGCACTTATTTCAACTATGACACAATATTTAAGGGGTGAGGAAAAAAATATATCAATATATGATCCCTATGCACGTA
This region of Flavobacterium inviolabile genomic DNA includes:
- a CDS encoding GNAT family N-acetyltransferase, translated to MENITVKKIMPEDIGQLQKVSKQTFWETFSASNSEENMTNYLEESFSVEKLTDELNNEHSDFYFALLDEKVIGYLKLNFGQSQTELQDNKALEIERIYVLQEFHGKKVGQVLYEKALQIAGQVNADYVWLGVWEENLRAIGFYKKNGFVAFDKHIFKLGGDEQTDIMMKKVLKAD
- a CDS encoding restriction endonuclease subunit S, whose product is MLKLENLCSIRSGQTFKRSWNDYDKGDIIVLQPKDIADGEPSKEILMISEYEIPYLNKHLLQKGDIVLVNRGTRFNSWMYNGTPAKMVVTTAFYVITLNTDKILPEFFNWYLGQQEVKDYFDLNATGTTIRGINKKSLMELPVPNIPLKLQKHIVELVEKTKEEQRLLSELKKIRKTYVENYIWEQIRNY